The following nucleotide sequence is from Corylus avellana chromosome ca7, CavTom2PMs-1.0.
ATGTTTCTTACCCTTGTTACTAATAGTACTTTTCAAGTCATATGGATCTACTTCTAGTAGCTTACCAGGAAAATCAGTTGTTTGATACAATCAAGTCTAATGCCCCTTAGGTTGGATTTGAATTGGAAAGAAGCTTTGACGGCAAAGCATCCAACCTGGTGAAGTCCTGTGGAAAATCGGCTGTGAAGCTTGTGGCTCTTGTTACCCGTCACTTTCCTGGTatcattcattcattctttcttttggttgtGTCTGATTATTTTCTGTTGTAGATTCTCAGTTTGTTGAATACAAAACGATTTAAGATGGCTGTATATTACTATATTGCATGTAAAGCTGTATAATGATTCCTAATGTTAAACTGTACTAGGCTTTCGAGACCACTCACTTTACAAAGGCCACCAAGTATTCTTGTATAAAAGAGCTCAGATCTTTATAGCAGACTTATGGGGTGCATTCAAAGGCCAATCATATGGAGAATTCAATGACATTGGTTCAATCACTATAATGGCGGACTATATTGTTCCAGCAGTGCTTCGACAGCTCGGTGTCCTGAGATATAGTTCAACCCTTGCCAGCACTATTGAAGCCAATAGTGAAATATGTCCTGGCAGTGAGGAGGAAGTTGAACTACGAGCTTGCTCTGTCCATGCTGTGGAGAAAATGAGGGAATTGATCAGTATGAAATTAGGCAAGCCGGTATGgttaatctttttgtttttgttttttttcattttcagtctctgttcatttatatgcacatggaagatttattttttcctgTCCAAAGTTGAAAATGCTAAGTATacgtgttttcttttttccaattttagtATTCTTTTCCCCTACTATTTTTCCTTCTTATGTTCTTATATTTCGATGTGTTTACTGCTATGCTGCCacacaatttaattaatttagaaacAAACAGAAAAGTGTACGTGTTTGTGTTAGTCTGTTAGATGATGATCTAGGGTGAAATGAACAAGCCATCACACTACAATCCATGATGCAATGATATCATGGAGCCTGACTACAGCATCTTTTAAAAACCACCAGTGATTAAGTTGGCGCAATGGTGGTAAGTTGGGATTTTGTTGCTATGTACAACAACATTTGAGATTAAGAATTCTTTCACATTTGTAAAACTAAGTACATTCACGATAGGCAAATACTGTAGAACAGTGTAGTTTGCTACTGGCAGAACTAAACCTGTTGCATTGGCTATTGTTAACCTCTTATTCAAATTCCTCCTTGCGATCTTATCGTTCTATATGGCATTTCTGTATCTCTTTTCATTAATAGAAATTGCCCAGTTGGTGTTAGCCCATGCATCGGATTTTCCATAACTTAGAGAAcactcctttttttctttggaaaatccAAGCAGGCCCTGGCAATTGGTGCTGAAAAGAACATATTTTGGTTCTTCTTCAGTACATAGGGTATCTTCTTTCAttattatcttctaattctacAACTTCTTTCTTCAGGTGCTGAGCGTGGAGTTGGACCTGTGGCTCTGGGCTTCTGGAATTCAATGTTCATCTCTGCAACACCATCGGACGCTCTCAATATATTATTGAGTACATCTTACACCATGGTGGGGTTCTAgatttagttaaaattttggaattgaAGTTATAGGTAATATCTCTGGACAAGTGTGATAACTGATCCATAGCACCCTTTTTGAACTTCTTCCTGGAGCCTTACAGCTTATGGAGGATACAACTTTGGTAgctaattttttgttaatttgctaCAAATGTACCAATGAATCGTTTAGTTTCAAATTGAATTACTTCAAGTTTTAACAAATGCTCTGCCTTTTTCCCCTGGGCATCactcatattattattttaactatgTGCAAAATTAATGGCGGCCTTGGAACTGTGGCAGCTGGCATGTATCACAAAATCCTAAGTCTTAAAAAGACTTACAAATATCATTTTGATCACCGAATAAGCCAACATTAAAAACTTTACGCTGGCAAACTAAAATTAGCACCTTTCAAGTACTTTAGTCTATTGAACAGAGCCTTCTTTTGTAGTAGAGGACATTGTTACGTCTAGAAGGGGTAAAACACCTTTAAATAGTGCCAATAACATAGATGCTTTATAGTTATGCaaggaaaaatatagaaatataCTTCAAGGAGAATGGTGATACTAATCATTTGTATCAGGGTaaaagtttgtttttgttgtaggCAATAGATATGCATAAATGCCTTGTTGGCGTAGAAGGTATCATTCCTAGTATCTCCTTGGCTTATTGAGCAACCCTGATAAGAGTTATGTTGAGGCGCTAGGGTTCCTTGTGACTGGCAAATTTCCATCATAAGTGCATTTTAGGACGTCTGGTTTCCGGACCAACCGGGGCCCG
It contains:
- the LOC132186255 gene encoding uncharacterized protein LOC132186255 isoform X2, which gives rise to MDDVRESSAWVASHSSHVLVDSAGIEKVVGSIGPIPKVEWDFEGIHYFDNGPLTVQYLFVLDALNFCFWPDKDLNYDNLASGLKAALQNDKSVFDADHLQKITGPQLRELLRWPRPLPLEDERIRLLHEVGFELERSFDGKASNLVKSCGKSAVKLVALVTRHFPGFRDHSLYKGHQVFLYKRAQIFIADLWGAFKGQSYGEFNDIGSITIMADYIVPAVLRQLGVLRYSSTLASTIEANSEICPGSEEEVELRACSVHAVEKMRELISMKLGKPVLSVELDLWLWASGIQCSSLQHHRTLSIYY
- the LOC132186255 gene encoding uncharacterized protein LOC132186255 isoform X1 yields the protein MDDVRESSAWVASHSSHVLVDSAGIEKVVGSIGPIPKVEWDFEGIHYFDNGPLTVQYLFVLDALNFCFWPGMLCCLPRDKDLNYDNLASGLKAALQNDKSVFDADHLQKITGPQLRELLRWPRPLPLEDERIRLLHEVGFELERSFDGKASNLVKSCGKSAVKLVALVTRHFPGFRDHSLYKGHQVFLYKRAQIFIADLWGAFKGQSYGEFNDIGSITIMADYIVPAVLRQLGVLRYSSTLASTIEANSEICPGSEEEVELRACSVHAVEKMRELISMKLGKPVLSVELDLWLWASGIQCSSLQHHRTLSIYY